In Fusobacterium sp. DD2, the following are encoded in one genomic region:
- a CDS encoding UvrD-helicase domain-containing protein — protein MGKKLILKASAGTGKTYRLSLEYIGALLRGIDYREILVMTFTKKATSEIKERIVSFLYGICNDRDIHNEIETNLKNIYGNDFVLDDKKIRKIYQEISENRDNLKIYTIDAFTNMLFRNAIAPYLKLYKYEIIDDEENRDILLKTFQRLFESQDSFEVFREFLEDNSEKDMGRYITLISNVLSERWKFIVIGEKYLNREKSFAYGDIDGYVDDFYDLMCEIAELKEKEPNEIFKTAFQEFCEVDNKSEYIYENYELFLKNDPWHGNKIRSTKALNIEDIKEKMMNKYSELKSNLAKKMFNEKIVPYEKKLLKAITTIYSIYDEIKMREKRFTHTDISNYTFKYLRDRELGFVGEDGNLTDDFFDVIDGKITSIFIDEFQDTSILQWKILKNIIDKSEDIICVGDEKQSIYGWRGGEKRLFENLEMIIDGKKEVLDTCYRSRENIIKYVNKAFTGIANSSAEEYIHNRPWEYEPVNYIEKDEKGYVEVAVGDEENEALDILIDKIVENFNGNYKGVGIIARTGKTLKLIGDKLGEREISYTLESKTNIFDTESVRPIYSLIRWFAKGDYLAFLEFIRSDIVVGSANLLKELIVRREEVEKWIADEKGANIGIEAKVLGIVKELYHMYIMENGETGCLAYEMIKKLGVLETFNKKEDQNDIFTFYKLIREYRYFSDFLAEVEENPNDKKFKKESSKSEGISLLTIHKSKGLEFDTVFYYIVKNRKPGGSGGIKTYFKIDEKFENTVDFLITHGKFNSILDNIDEVTYLDEEREKESLEEINNLYVALTRPKKNLFVIIENQDTVEKEKLLTLIIPEPVGEIIKNDEELEKEEEIREDLAIDLCGSRKEYKISVEENYDEGREKIRNHDLLLEYRRVKGNIIHFFLENLDKWDEKNIEMAKLLTYSRFVSTVGKKELDEIFSKKNLEKLNTKCSELFSSEWDYVYREYTVYYKNEVDELEILRLDRLMLKRPANGNPGIVFIADYKTGGYGEEQIKKYEKAIVQYLTNNKINVNDYKIISKYIELSI, from the coding sequence ATGGGTAAGAAACTTATTTTAAAAGCCAGTGCTGGTACTGGAAAGACATATAGACTATCTCTTGAATATATAGGAGCACTTTTAAGAGGGATAGATTACAGAGAGATTCTTGTAATGACTTTTACTAAAAAAGCTACAAGTGAGATAAAGGAGAGAATAGTAAGTTTTCTATATGGAATATGCAATGACCGTGATATTCATAATGAGATAGAGACTAACCTTAAAAATATATATGGAAATGATTTTGTACTTGATGATAAAAAGATTAGGAAAATCTATCAGGAGATTTCAGAAAATCGGGACAATCTTAAAATATATACAATAGATGCCTTTACAAATATGCTTTTTAGAAATGCAATAGCTCCATACCTAAAACTTTATAAATATGAGATTATAGATGATGAGGAAAACCGTGATATTCTTCTTAAGACGTTTCAGAGATTATTTGAAAGTCAGGATTCCTTTGAAGTTTTTAGAGAGTTTTTAGAGGATAACAGTGAAAAGGATATGGGAAGATACATAACCCTTATTTCAAATGTTCTAAGTGAGAGATGGAAATTTATAGTTATTGGAGAGAAATATCTAAATAGGGAGAAAAGTTTTGCATATGGAGATATAGATGGTTATGTAGATGATTTCTATGACCTTATGTGTGAAATAGCAGAACTTAAAGAAAAAGAGCCAAATGAGATATTTAAAACAGCTTTTCAGGAGTTCTGTGAAGTTGATAATAAGAGTGAATATATCTATGAAAATTATGAACTTTTCCTAAAAAATGATCCATGGCATGGGAATAAGATAAGGTCTACTAAAGCATTGAATATAGAGGATATAAAAGAGAAGATGATGAATAAGTATTCAGAGCTTAAGTCAAATCTTGCTAAAAAGATGTTTAATGAGAAGATAGTTCCCTATGAGAAAAAACTTCTTAAAGCTATTACTACTATTTATTCTATCTATGATGAGATAAAGATGAGAGAAAAGAGATTTACCCACACAGATATAAGTAACTATACCTTTAAGTATCTAAGAGACAGGGAGCTTGGCTTTGTAGGTGAAGATGGAAATCTTACAGATGACTTCTTCGATGTTATAGATGGAAAGATAACCTCTATTTTTATAGATGAGTTTCAGGATACAAGTATTCTTCAGTGGAAGATTCTTAAAAACATAATTGATAAAAGTGAAGATATAATCTGTGTTGGAGATGAAAAACAGAGTATCTATGGTTGGAGAGGTGGAGAAAAAAGATTATTTGAAAACCTTGAAATGATTATAGATGGAAAAAAAGAGGTACTTGATACCTGCTATAGAAGTAGAGAAAATATCATTAAATATGTAAACAAAGCTTTTACAGGAATTGCCAATTCATCAGCTGAAGAGTATATTCACAACAGACCCTGGGAGTATGAGCCTGTAAACTATATAGAAAAAGATGAAAAAGGGTATGTTGAAGTTGCAGTTGGAGATGAAGAAAATGAGGCTCTGGATATCTTAATTGATAAGATAGTTGAAAATTTCAATGGAAACTATAAAGGTGTAGGGATAATTGCAAGAACAGGAAAGACTCTGAAACTTATAGGAGATAAGCTGGGAGAAAGGGAGATATCTTACACACTGGAATCTAAAACCAATATATTTGATACAGAAAGTGTAAGACCTATATACTCTCTTATTCGTTGGTTCGCTAAAGGGGATTATTTAGCATTTCTTGAGTTTATCCGTTCTGATATCGTAGTAGGGTCAGCAAATCTCTTAAAAGAACTGATAGTAAGGCGGGAAGAGGTAGAAAAGTGGATTGCAGATGAAAAAGGTGCCAACATAGGAATAGAGGCAAAAGTTTTGGGTATTGTAAAAGAGTTATATCATATGTATATAATGGAAAATGGAGAGACTGGATGTCTTGCATATGAGATGATAAAAAAACTGGGAGTACTTGAAACTTTTAATAAAAAAGAGGACCAGAATGATATATTCACTTTCTATAAGCTTATTAGAGAGTACAGATATTTCAGTGATTTTTTAGCTGAAGTTGAAGAAAATCCAAATGATAAAAAGTTTAAAAAAGAGAGCAGTAAAAGTGAGGGAATCTCACTTCTTACAATTCACAAATCCAAGGGGCTGGAATTTGATACAGTGTTTTACTATATTGTTAAAAATAGAAAGCCAGGAGGAAGTGGTGGAATAAAAACCTACTTTAAAATAGATGAGAAATTTGAAAACACAGTGGATTTCTTAATTACACATGGAAAGTTTAATTCAATTTTAGACAATATAGATGAGGTTACATATCTTGATGAAGAGAGAGAAAAAGAGAGCCTTGAAGAGATTAATAACCTCTATGTAGCACTTACAAGACCTAAGAAAAATCTCTTTGTAATTATAGAAAATCAGGATACAGTTGAAAAAGAAAAACTCCTAACTCTGATTATCCCTGAGCCAGTTGGAGAGATTATTAAAAATGATGAAGAGCTGGAAAAAGAAGAGGAGATAAGGGAAGATTTAGCAATAGACCTTTGTGGTAGCAGGAAAGAGTATAAGATAAGTGTTGAGGAAAACTATGATGAGGGAAGAGAGAAAATAAGAAACCATGACCTTCTATTAGAGTATAGAAGGGTTAAGGGAAATATTATTCACTTTTTCCTGGAAAATCTTGATAAATGGGATGAAAAAAATATTGAGATGGCTAAACTACTTACTTATTCAAGATTTGTATCCACAGTTGGAAAAAAAGAGTTAGATGAAATTTTTTCTAAAAAAAATCTTGAGAAGTTAAATACCAAGTGCAGTGAGCTATTTAGCAGTGAGTGGGACTATGTATATAGAGAATACACCGTATATTATAAAAATGAGGTAGATGAACTTGAGATATTAAGACTTGATAGACTTATGCTGAAAAGACCTGCCAATGGAAATCCAGGTATAGTTTTTATAGCAGATTATAAAACTGGTGGATATGGAGAAGAGCAGATAAAAAAATATGAAAAAGCTATTGTACAATATTTAACTAATAATAAAATAAATGTTAATGATTATAAAATTATATCTAAATATATAGAACTGAGCATCTAA
- a CDS encoding fumarate hydratase, producing the protein MKELDLRKVTDEVERMCIEGNYFIGQDVLNKIKEAYEKEESEVGKNILGQIIENDGIAAKEEVPMCQDTGIVVVFLEVGTDVKINGDIYEAINEGVRRGYEKGYLRKSVVRHPLDRVNTKDNTPAIIHTKLVPNSDKVKIVVAPKGGGSENMSALRMLKPSDGVEGVKKLVVETIKNAGGNPCPPIIVGVGIGGNFEKAALLAKEAVLRPINDTSADPILADLEKELLGLINKTGVGPLGLGGRTTALAVKVNTYPCHIAALPVAININCHAARHKEVEL; encoded by the coding sequence ATGAAAGAACTAGATTTAAGAAAAGTTACTGATGAAGTAGAAAGAATGTGTATAGAAGGAAACTATTTTATCGGTCAAGACGTTTTAAACAAAATTAAAGAGGCATACGAAAAAGAAGAGTCTGAAGTAGGTAAAAACATACTTGGACAAATCATCGAAAACGATGGAATTGCTGCAAAAGAAGAAGTTCCTATGTGTCAAGACACTGGAATCGTAGTAGTATTCTTAGAAGTTGGAACAGATGTTAAAATCAACGGAGATATCTACGAAGCAATCAACGAAGGAGTAAGAAGAGGTTACGAAAAAGGATACTTAAGAAAATCTGTAGTTAGACACCCTTTAGATAGAGTAAACACTAAAGATAATACACCTGCTATTATCCACACTAAATTAGTACCAAATTCAGATAAAGTTAAAATAGTTGTAGCTCCAAAAGGTGGAGGTTCTGAAAACATGAGTGCTTTAAGAATGTTAAAACCTTCAGATGGAGTAGAAGGAGTTAAGAAACTAGTTGTTGAAACTATAAAAAATGCTGGTGGAAACCCTTGCCCTCCAATTATTGTAGGAGTTGGAATAGGTGGAAACTTCGAAAAAGCTGCATTATTAGCTAAAGAAGCAGTTTTAAGACCAATCAACGATACAAGTGCTGACCCAATATTAGCAGACCTTGAAAAAGAATTATTAGGATTAATCAACAAAACTGGTGTAGGTCCATTAGGACTTGGTGGAAGAACTACTGCACTTGCTGTTAAGGTAAATACTTACCCTTGTCACATAGCTGCTTTACCAGTTGCAATTAACATCAACTGTCACGCTGCTAGACATAAAGAAGTAGAATTATAA
- a CDS encoding Fe-S-containing hydro-lyase: protein MEYHITTPLKDEDIKKLKAGDSVKITGVIYTARDAAHARLVKLLEEGKDLPIDVKGQVIFYVGPTPAKPGRPIGSAGPTTSYRMDAYAPALLKVGLKGMIGKGSRSKEVKDAILSEKAVYFAAVGGTAALIAKSIKKAELITYEDLGAEALRRLEVEDFPAIVINDIYGGDLYEEGQAKWNELDK from the coding sequence ATGGAATATCATATTACTACACCTTTAAAAGATGAAGATATAAAAAAATTAAAAGCTGGAGATTCAGTTAAAATAACTGGAGTTATATATACAGCAAGAGATGCGGCTCACGCAAGACTTGTAAAATTATTAGAAGAAGGAAAAGATCTACCAATCGACGTAAAAGGACAAGTAATCTTCTACGTTGGGCCTACACCTGCTAAACCAGGAAGACCTATAGGTAGTGCTGGACCTACTACAAGTTATAGAATGGATGCTTATGCACCAGCTCTATTAAAAGTAGGATTAAAAGGAATGATTGGTAAAGGATCAAGATCTAAAGAAGTTAAAGATGCTATCTTATCTGAAAAAGCAGTTTACTTCGCAGCTGTTGGTGGAACTGCAGCATTAATTGCTAAATCTATCAAAAAAGCAGAATTAATTACATATGAAGATTTAGGAGCAGAAGCACTTAGAAGACTTGAAGTTGAAGACTTCCCAGCAATCGTTATAAACGATATTTACGGTGGAGACCTTTATGAAGAAGGTCAAGCAAAATGGAACGAATTAGATAAATAG
- a CDS encoding ATP-binding cassette domain-containing protein, translating to MSNSILTVENYNLSYKNCQILKDLAFSVEKGDYLAIGGVPGSGKTTLVKSILGLVTKGITGDIEYHNIGRDEVSYMPQNLLQQKENFLGTAREVVAVSYLPQKKGMPFNADDWKKVDKLLKKLNLNDVKDKKITKLTKGQQLKINLAKLLITDPKLIFIDSPTSTIDNKNKLDFYQTVKDLCDKDGLTVIFISNNIKDICEYANKVLFLKKKDRTYYFGETKEFLEKIK from the coding sequence ATGAGTAACAGTATTTTAACAGTGGAAAATTATAACTTGTCATATAAGAATTGTCAGATTCTTAAGGATTTAGCTTTTTCAGTAGAAAAGGGTGATTATCTAGCTATTGGAGGAGTTCCTGGTTCTGGAAAGACTACACTTGTAAAGAGTATACTTGGACTTGTAACTAAAGGTATTACAGGAGATATTGAGTATCATAATATCGGCAGAGATGAAGTTAGCTACATGCCGCAAAACTTACTACAACAAAAAGAGAATTTTTTGGGAACTGCAAGAGAGGTAGTTGCAGTATCTTATCTTCCGCAAAAAAAAGGAATGCCATTCAATGCTGATGATTGGAAAAAGGTGGATAAACTATTAAAGAAACTTAATTTAAACGATGTAAAGGATAAAAAGATTACTAAGCTTACAAAAGGTCAACAACTTAAAATAAATCTTGCAAAGCTTTTGATAACTGATCCAAAACTTATATTTATAGATAGCCCAACATCAACTATCGATAATAAAAATAAGCTGGATTTCTATCAGACAGTAAAAGATTTATGTGATAAAGATGGACTTACAGTTATTTTTATTTCAAATAACATAAAGGATATCTGTGAATATGCTAATAAAGTATTGTTCTTAAAGAAAAAAGATAGAACTTATTATTTTGGAGAAACAAAAGAGTTTTTAGAAAAAATTAAATAA
- a CDS encoding ABC transporter substrate-binding protein, which produces MKRKFIFAVFLFCLAFNLFGKDIQVLTPAGLPTLSMVKLINEDHKIDGVNINYKIEKNADGLVVDMLKKEGDIAIVPSNFAAQLYNKGLGYEILGTVGWGSFYVISHEDISSVKDLKNSELYVFGKGLTPDIILQNILIKNGLTPDKDVKINYVSSGNELAGFYLGKKAKIAVIPEPMLSKIMSKDKSTKINLNLNDEWKALTGSKLGYPQSTLVAKKELVENNPELIQKFVKDLEGSIEFLHSSSDKKAQYVNNLNIMIDTSILDEILGKANLKFIKAQDCKDEYNNYFKILYDTNSKVIGGKLPNEEVFAIFN; this is translated from the coding sequence ATGAAGAGAAAATTTATTTTTGCAGTGTTTTTATTCTGTTTAGCATTTAATCTTTTTGGTAAGGATATTCAGGTACTTACACCAGCTGGGTTGCCTACTTTAAGTATGGTAAAACTTATAAATGAGGATCATAAGATAGATGGTGTAAATATAAACTATAAAATAGAGAAAAATGCTGATGGTCTAGTAGTAGATATGTTAAAAAAAGAGGGAGATATAGCTATTGTTCCTTCTAACTTTGCAGCACAGCTCTATAATAAAGGTTTAGGTTATGAGATACTTGGTACTGTTGGTTGGGGATCATTTTATGTAATAAGCCATGAAGATATATCAAGTGTAAAAGATCTTAAAAACAGTGAATTATATGTATTTGGGAAAGGTCTGACTCCAGATATTATACTTCAGAATATTCTTATAAAAAACGGACTTACACCAGATAAGGATGTAAAAATAAATTATGTGAGCAGTGGAAATGAGCTTGCAGGATTCTATTTAGGTAAAAAGGCTAAAATAGCTGTTATACCTGAACCAATGCTAAGTAAGATAATGAGTAAGGATAAATCTACAAAAATAAATTTAAATCTTAATGATGAGTGGAAAGCTCTTACAGGGTCTAAACTTGGATACCCTCAGTCTACACTTGTAGCTAAAAAAGAGTTAGTTGAAAATAATCCTGAACTTATTCAAAAATTTGTTAAGGATTTAGAAGGAAGTATAGAGTTTTTACATAGCAGTAGTGATAAAAAAGCTCAATATGTAAATAATCTTAATATTATGATAGATACATCTATTTTAGATGAAATTCTTGGAAAGGCTAATCTTAAATTTATAAAAGCTCAGGATTGTAAAGATGAGTATAATAACTATTTTAAGATTTTATATGATACAAACAGCAAAGTAATTGGAGGAAAACTTCCAAATGAAGAGGTATTCGCAATATTTAACTAA
- a CDS encoding ABC transporter permease subunit: MKRYSQYLTKVVSFLLFIAVWNIVAHLIGNRFLFPNIKEILKALGLIVTGENFLTIIGGTLRKLIMVILVSGILGTLFGVLSYRYSIIKILILPYVSFVKSVPTIAMIILVLIWSRAEIVPVIVGSLILFPILYDHIVSGIESIDRNLVKMSKIFKVSRYRMLKDIYIPGVYFHISGGIHSLVGLTFKVIIAGEVLSQESMSIGGEILLNKIYLESSKIFAWVIIVILLNFVIEQSILFFNGKITSWR; the protein is encoded by the coding sequence ATGAAGAGGTATTCGCAATATTTAACTAAGGTGGTTTCATTTCTGCTCTTTATAGCAGTGTGGAATATAGTTGCTCACCTTATAGGAAATAGATTTTTATTTCCAAATATAAAAGAGATATTAAAAGCTTTGGGGCTGATAGTAACTGGAGAAAATTTTCTAACTATCATTGGTGGAACCCTGAGAAAACTCATTATGGTGATATTGGTGTCAGGTATTTTAGGGACACTGTTTGGAGTGCTCTCATATAGATACAGCATTATAAAGATACTTATATTGCCATATGTGAGTTTTGTAAAATCTGTACCTACAATAGCTATGATAATATTGGTACTAATATGGAGCAGAGCTGAGATTGTCCCTGTAATAGTAGGGAGTCTGATACTCTTTCCAATACTCTATGACCATATTGTCTCTGGAATAGAAAGCATTGATAGAAATCTTGTAAAGATGTCTAAGATATTTAAAGTTTCAAGGTACAGAATGCTAAAGGATATCTATATTCCAGGGGTGTATTTTCATATATCTGGAGGTATTCACTCTCTGGTAGGACTTACATTTAAGGTAATAATTGCTGGTGAGGTACTATCTCAGGAGAGCATGTCAATAGGTGGAGAGATACTTTTAAATAAAATCTATCTTGAAAGCTCTAAGATATTTGCCTGGGTAATAATAGTGATACTTCTAAACTTTGTAATTGAGCAGAGCATACTTTTTTTCAATGGAAAAATAACTAGCTGGAGATAG